One stretch of Nitratiruptor tergarcus DSM 16512 DNA includes these proteins:
- the nadD gene encoding nicotinate (nicotinamide) nucleotide adenylyltransferase, which translates to MRIAIFGGSFDPPHKGHLQIAKIALEQLDIDYLIIVPTYLNPFKHHFAAPPTLRLRWLKKIFLYQKRVKICDFEIRQGRVTYAIETVTYIKKRFAPKKIYYIIGSDNLEKLHLWKSYKKLKKEVEFVVATRKGFKIKGDFKKLLVDIPISSTQLRQKPIKRFLPPIVANEIIRFYHS; encoded by the coding sequence ATGCGCATAGCTATTTTTGGAGGAAGTTTCGACCCACCTCACAAAGGACATCTACAAATCGCAAAAATAGCACTAGAGCAGCTCGATATCGATTATCTTATAATCGTACCTACTTATCTCAATCCATTCAAACACCATTTCGCCGCTCCTCCGACACTGCGTCTGCGCTGGCTTAAAAAAATTTTTCTCTATCAAAAAAGAGTAAAAATTTGCGATTTTGAGATTCGCCAAGGACGCGTTACATACGCAATTGAAACAGTTACGTATATCAAAAAGCGCTTTGCTCCAAAAAAGATCTACTACATCATTGGCAGTGATAACCTTGAAAAACTCCATTTATGGAAAAGTTATAAAAAGCTAAAAAAAGAGGTAGAATTTGTAGTCGCTACTCGCAAAGGATTCAAAATCAAAGGAGATTTCAAAAAATTACTTGTAGATATTCCAATTAGCTCAACACAACTGCGGCAAAAACCTATAAAGCGATTTTTGCCACCAATTGTTGCAAATGAGATTATACGTTTTTACCACTCATAA
- a CDS encoding Sec-independent protein translocase subunit TatA/TatB: MGMPSMPELLVILAIVVLLFGAKKIPELAKGLGSGIKNFKKAMKEDEEEIATDTKKEIEQKSETASTSQTTTEKKEA, encoded by the coding sequence ATGGGTATGCCAAGTATGCCAGAGTTGTTAGTAATTTTAGCAATAGTTGTGCTGCTTTTTGGAGCTAAAAAGATCCCAGAACTTGCAAAAGGTCTTGGAAGTGGGATTAAAAATTTTAAAAAAGCGATGAAAGAGGATGAAGAGGAGATAGCTACTGATACAAAAAAAGAGATTGAACAAAAAAGTGAAACAGCCTCAACTTCACAAACTACTACAGAAAAAAAAGAAGCATAA
- the waaA gene encoding lipid IV(A) 3-deoxy-D-manno-octulosonic acid transferase, with protein sequence MFTAIYTLITTFAYIVSLPFLFFLQLKSKYRNAIPARFFLKNNPPFAKRAVHFHACSFGETKALEPLVKEFKEANISVITQTGFEAAKVYKNADVRYLPFEPLLWFWLKPMPALVVMEAELWYLLFYLSKKRGATTFLINARMSDRSFPKYKRFSWLYKKIFENIDYVYAQSIEDAKRLRALGAKEVEVLGNIKLLQKPVVSKTYEKQKPIVVAASTHEPEEEIIATEWVMHLKDKTTLVVVPRHPERFDEVDELLEHIAKREGLSYHRLSENPTLSGDIVLVDKLGELVNIYTVSDLVILGGSFIEGIGGHNPLEPAFFHKPIISGPHFHNHKESYGYVKGIKIVAPQDLADALEQKWQPTSIKASVDLSPLVERIKSVV encoded by the coding sequence ATGTTTACTGCTATTTATACTCTTATTACCACATTTGCTTATATAGTTTCTCTACCTTTTCTATTTTTTTTGCAACTAAAAAGTAAGTATCGCAATGCTATTCCAGCACGTTTTTTTCTCAAAAACAATCCGCCTTTTGCAAAAAGGGCGGTACATTTTCATGCATGTAGTTTTGGTGAAACAAAAGCATTAGAGCCTTTGGTAAAAGAGTTTAAAGAGGCAAATATCAGCGTCATTACACAAACAGGATTTGAGGCAGCAAAGGTTTATAAAAACGCTGATGTGCGCTATCTTCCTTTTGAGCCACTTTTGTGGTTTTGGCTCAAACCTATGCCAGCACTTGTGGTAATGGAAGCAGAGCTTTGGTATCTGCTCTTTTATCTGAGTAAAAAAAGAGGTGCTACAACATTTTTAATCAATGCAAGAATGAGTGATAGAAGTTTTCCAAAATATAAGCGATTTTCATGGCTTTATAAAAAGATATTTGAAAATATCGACTATGTGTATGCACAAAGTATTGAGGATGCCAAAAGACTTAGAGCCCTCGGGGCAAAAGAGGTTGAAGTTCTTGGAAATATAAAGCTTTTGCAAAAACCAGTAGTGAGTAAAACTTATGAAAAACAAAAACCTATTGTGGTTGCAGCTAGCACGCATGAGCCTGAAGAAGAAATCATAGCTACTGAATGGGTAATGCATCTAAAAGATAAGACCACTCTCGTTGTTGTGCCTAGGCATCCAGAGCGCTTTGATGAGGTGGATGAGCTTTTAGAGCACATTGCAAAGAGAGAAGGACTCTCATACCATAGACTTAGTGAAAATCCAACGTTAAGTGGTGATATTGTATTGGTTGATAAGTTAGGTGAGCTTGTTAATATTTATACAGTAAGTGATCTTGTCATACTTGGGGGAAGTTTTATTGAAGGCATTGGTGGACATAATCCTTTAGAGCCTGCCTTTTTTCATAAACCTATCATCAGTGGTCCTCACTTTCATAACCATAAAGAGAGTTATGGGTATGTAAAAGGGATAAAGATTGTTGCACCGCAAGATCTAGCAGATGCATTGGAGCAAAAATGGCAGCCAACCTCTATTAAAGCATCTGTAGATCTCTCGCCTCTTGTTGAAAGGATCAAAAGTGTGGTATAA
- the argS gene encoding arginine--tRNA ligase, whose translation MKRRVQEELQKIAKRSIVLEKPKEKKFGHYATPIAFALAKELRKSPMQIADELAKSFEESPLFERVEPIKGYVNFKLSEQFMSDYATWALKNEELFGSDEQSERILLEFVSANPTGPLHIGHARGAVIGEALSRIGRHLGNDISKEYYINDAGNQIYLLGLSIFLAAREQLGKNVTWPEEYYRGDYIKDLAKEAIEEFGEEFFEEESNIEQLSEWGKEKMMDLIRSNLAAVGIEFDSFVSEKSLYSKWDEVLHILKEHGAIYEKDGKVWLRSSEYGDEKDRVVVREDGRPTYLAGDIIYHWEKFQRGYDRYINIWGADHHGYIARVKAAIKFLGYDPDKLEIILAQMVSLLKGGEPYRMSKRAGNFILMSEVVEEIGADALKFIFLSKKSDTHLEFDVDMLKNEDSSNPVYYINYAHARINSVLEKAGKSVEDVIDVDLTNLNEDAKDLLFNALLLPEVLEDAFAKRELQRLTDYLKSLAAQLHSFYNKHKVIGTPYEEKYLKLFLVVALSIRVGLRLLGIEAKYKM comes from the coding sequence TTGAAAAGACGTGTGCAGGAAGAGCTGCAAAAAATTGCAAAGAGATCTATTGTTTTAGAAAAGCCAAAAGAGAAAAAATTTGGTCACTATGCTACACCTATCGCATTTGCATTGGCAAAAGAGCTGCGAAAATCTCCTATGCAGATAGCTGACGAGCTTGCAAAAAGTTTTGAAGAATCCCCACTTTTTGAAAGAGTTGAGCCTATTAAAGGGTATGTCAATTTTAAACTGAGTGAACAGTTTATGAGTGACTATGCTACTTGGGCACTCAAAAATGAGGAACTTTTTGGAAGTGATGAACAAAGTGAGAGGATCTTACTTGAATTTGTCAGTGCCAACCCAACAGGCCCACTTCATATTGGTCATGCCAGAGGAGCAGTTATAGGAGAGGCTCTGAGCCGCATTGGACGCCATTTAGGAAATGATATATCTAAAGAGTACTATATAAATGATGCAGGAAATCAAATCTATTTGCTAGGACTCTCTATCTTTTTAGCAGCAAGAGAGCAACTTGGCAAAAATGTTACTTGGCCAGAGGAGTATTATAGAGGAGATTATATTAAGGACTTGGCAAAAGAGGCGATAGAGGAGTTTGGCGAGGAGTTTTTTGAAGAAGAGAGCAATATAGAGCAGTTGAGCGAGTGGGGAAAAGAGAAGATGATGGATCTGATTCGATCCAATCTTGCTGCTGTTGGCATCGAGTTTGATAGCTTTGTCAGTGAAAAATCCCTCTATAGCAAATGGGATGAGGTACTGCATATCCTCAAAGAGCATGGTGCAATTTATGAAAAAGATGGAAAAGTGTGGCTGCGCTCTAGTGAGTATGGGGATGAAAAAGATAGAGTAGTAGTACGAGAAGATGGCCGTCCTACCTATTTAGCTGGTGATATAATTTACCATTGGGAGAAGTTTCAAAGAGGATATGATCGCTATATCAATATCTGGGGAGCAGATCACCATGGTTACATAGCACGCGTGAAAGCTGCTATCAAGTTTTTAGGCTACGATCCTGATAAGCTTGAGATTATCTTAGCGCAAATGGTCTCTTTGCTTAAAGGGGGAGAGCCGTATAGGATGAGTAAGCGTGCTGGCAATTTTATACTTATGAGTGAAGTAGTCGAAGAGATTGGAGCTGATGCGCTCAAATTTATTTTTTTGAGCAAAAAGAGTGATACACACCTTGAGTTTGATGTGGATATGCTTAAAAATGAGGATAGCTCTAATCCCGTCTATTATATCAACTATGCCCATGCGAGGATCAATTCAGTATTAGAAAAGGCTGGTAAAAGTGTAGAAGATGTTATTGATGTAGATTTGACAAATCTCAATGAGGATGCAAAAGATCTCCTCTTCAATGCCCTATTACTTCCAGAAGTTTTAGAAGATGCTTTTGCTAAGCGGGAGCTTCAGCGGCTCACAGATTATCTCAAATCTCTTGCTGCACAACTGCATAGTTTTTATAATAAACACAAAGTAATAGGCACGCCATATGAAGAGAAATATCTCAAGCTCTTTTTGGTAGTAGCTTTATCAATACGTGTGGGACTGAGACTTTTGGGAATAGAAGCAAAATATAAGATGTAA
- the gmk gene encoding guanylate kinase: MIFHKGTLLVLSGPSGSGKSTLIHTILQHIDNVYFSISTTTRAKREGEVDGRDYYFVSREQFEKEIAAGEFLEWANVHGNYYGTSIKPVKKAVEAGKLVLFDIDVQGFMSIKKSPFAKILTSVFITTPTMSELERRLIARGSDTEETIKKRLANAQKEITYMPHYDYILINSDLQQSQEQILAIAKAARLKRAEDEIGEFINYWKEH, from the coding sequence ATGATTTTTCACAAAGGAACTTTACTTGTGCTTTCTGGGCCAAGTGGTTCTGGCAAAAGCACACTTATTCATACAATACTTCAGCATATAGATAATGTCTACTTTAGTATTTCCACTACAACCAGAGCAAAAAGAGAAGGGGAAGTGGATGGAAGGGATTACTATTTTGTAAGCCGTGAGCAGTTTGAGAAAGAGATTGCAGCAGGAGAGTTTTTAGAGTGGGCAAATGTACACGGTAACTACTACGGTACATCCATAAAACCAGTCAAAAAAGCAGTAGAAGCTGGAAAACTTGTTCTTTTTGATATAGATGTGCAAGGTTTTATGAGTATAAAGAAGAGTCCATTTGCAAAAATACTCACCTCTGTTTTCATTACAACGCCTACTATGAGTGAACTTGAAAGGCGTCTTATTGCTCGAGGCAGCGATACAGAAGAGACTATCAAAAAACGTCTTGCAAATGCGCAAAAAGAGATAACATATATGCCTCACTATGATTATATTTTGATAAATAGTGATCTGCAGCAATCGCAAGAGCAGATTTTAGCTATCGCAAAGGCTGCACGCCTTAAACGAGCAGAAGATGAGATAGGAGAGTTTATTAATTATTGGAAAGAGCATTAA
- the rsfS gene encoding ribosome silencing factor, whose amino-acid sequence MRSIDERCKDIKELLENKKGEEVTVINTENGDYFVQRVVIATALSDKHTAALLDHMKEELKPKGEEFLKVQEGDEWIVVDLGDILVHLMTQAYRNKYKIEDFLRDLMSGKNV is encoded by the coding sequence ATGCGCTCAATTGATGAAAGATGCAAAGATATCAAAGAGCTTCTCGAAAATAAAAAAGGAGAAGAGGTTACAGTTATTAATACTGAAAATGGAGACTATTTTGTACAGCGTGTGGTTATAGCTACCGCACTGAGCGATAAACATACAGCCGCCCTTCTAGATCATATGAAAGAGGAGCTCAAACCAAAGGGTGAAGAGTTTTTAAAAGTGCAAGAGGGGGATGAGTGGATTGTAGTTGATTTGGGAGATATCCTCGTGCACCTTATGACGCAAGCCTATCGCAATAAATATAAAATAGAAGATTTTTTACGCGATCTTATGAGTGGTAAAAACGTATAA
- the trmD gene encoding tRNA (guanosine(37)-N1)-methyltransferase TrmD — protein MKITYLTLFPQLMECYFSDSILARALAKNLFSIEFVDFRKFSKDKHKKVDKQKVGGGAGMLLEPEPIASALKACTDKNSWVIFLTPAAKPFKQKDAKRLAKKEHIVFVCGRYEGFDERLIEIYADEVLSLGDFVLTGGELAALAMSDAIVRNIPGVLGNEESLQEESFEKELLEAPAFTKPNLFQGKHIVLEFLKGNHSKISALKYDMAVMRTRYYRPDKRIEDEK, from the coding sequence ATGAAGATAACCTATCTTACACTTTTTCCCCAGTTGATGGAGTGCTATTTTAGCGACTCAATTCTTGCAAGGGCTCTTGCAAAAAACCTCTTTTCGATTGAGTTTGTAGATTTTCGAAAATTTAGTAAAGACAAACATAAAAAAGTTGATAAGCAAAAAGTTGGTGGTGGAGCTGGTATGCTGCTAGAGCCAGAACCCATTGCCAGCGCACTCAAGGCATGTACAGATAAAAATTCATGGGTGATTTTTTTGACACCTGCTGCCAAGCCATTCAAGCAAAAAGATGCAAAGAGGCTTGCCAAAAAAGAGCACATAGTCTTTGTTTGTGGAAGATATGAAGGATTTGATGAGAGGCTTATTGAGATCTATGCTGATGAGGTTTTAAGTCTGGGTGATTTTGTGCTCACAGGCGGTGAGCTTGCTGCTCTTGCTATGAGTGATGCTATTGTGCGTAATATTCCAGGAGTTTTAGGCAATGAGGAGTCGCTGCAAGAGGAGAGTTTTGAAAAAGAACTCCTGGAAGCTCCAGCTTTTACAAAGCCAAATCTCTTTCAAGGTAAACATATAGTTTTAGAGTTCTTAAAGGGAAATCATAGTAAAATTAGCGCCTTAAAATATGATATGGCTGTAATGAGGACACGATATTATAGACCTGATAAAAGGATAGAGGATGAGAAATAA
- a CDS encoding DUF167 domain-containing protein encodes MWYKIDGNVVHLFIKAQPNASKNKIAGILGDSLKIAIKAPAVEGAANKELVKFLSKTFKVAKSDIVFASGETSKRKHITMPYNEKVAAFIKEMDEG; translated from the coding sequence GTGTGGTATAAAATAGATGGAAACGTAGTGCATCTTTTTATCAAAGCGCAACCCAATGCTTCCAAAAATAAGATTGCGGGAATCCTCGGAGATTCACTCAAAATTGCAATCAAAGCGCCAGCAGTTGAGGGAGCTGCAAACAAAGAGCTAGTAAAATTTTTGAGTAAAACATTTAAAGTAGCAAAGAGTGATATTGTTTTTGCCAGTGGTGAGACAAGTAAAAGAAAACATATTACAATGCCTTATAACGAAAAAGTAGCAGCATTTATAAAGGAAATGGATGAAGGATAA
- the rplS gene encoding 50S ribosomal protein L19 translates to MRNKYIEHFEKAQLEQKSVPEFKAGDTVRVAVEIKEGDKKRIQNFEGVCIAIRGEGTGRTFTVRKIGANNIGVERIFPLYSDSIKDIKVIRRGRVRRAKLYYLRERRGKAARIKELGRK, encoded by the coding sequence ATGAGAAATAAATATATCGAGCATTTCGAAAAAGCGCAACTTGAGCAAAAGAGTGTACCTGAATTTAAAGCAGGCGATACTGTAAGAGTGGCAGTAGAGATTAAAGAGGGTGACAAAAAAAGAATCCAGAATTTCGAAGGTGTCTGTATCGCTATTCGTGGTGAAGGTACTGGACGCACCTTTACAGTAAGAAAAATTGGTGCTAACAATATTGGAGTTGAGAGAATTTTCCCACTCTATAGCGATAGTATTAAAGATATCAAAGTAATTAGACGCGGACGTGTAAGAAGAGCAAAACTCTACTATCTCAGAGAGAGACGCGGAAAAGCTGCTAGAATTAAAGAGCTTGGCAGAAAATAG
- a CDS encoding pseudouridine synthase family protein encodes MKDKAYKVLAQQLGISNKKAKELIDRGLVYVGDRKVQIARGEIDTKTKFRIKQLEKPEVLYEDEKILAINKPAHITSEEIKRDSGYELLHRLDKETSGVLLLVKDKEFRKKAIEEFKNQRVYKEYVAWVEGIVAEPYEVDLPILTIKKNGRAKSRVSRSKGAPAHTSIEPLEIHGKKTKVKAIITTGRTHQIRLHLARTDHPILGDTLYGGRPWKRIMLHAKKIELLGYSFTAPEPKDFVIQ; translated from the coding sequence ATGAAGGATAAAGCCTATAAAGTTTTGGCGCAGCAGCTTGGAATCTCAAACAAAAAAGCAAAAGAGCTTATCGATAGAGGCCTAGTCTATGTAGGTGATCGCAAAGTGCAAATTGCACGGGGTGAAATAGATACCAAGACAAAATTTCGCATAAAACAGCTTGAAAAGCCAGAAGTTCTCTATGAAGATGAGAAGATCTTAGCAATCAATAAGCCAGCACATATTACGAGTGAAGAGATTAAACGAGATAGTGGGTATGAGCTGCTTCATCGTCTCGATAAAGAAACAAGTGGAGTTTTGCTGCTAGTAAAAGATAAAGAGTTTCGTAAAAAGGCTATTGAGGAGTTTAAAAATCAGCGAGTCTATAAAGAGTATGTAGCTTGGGTGGAAGGCATAGTAGCAGAACCCTATGAGGTAGATCTGCCAATTTTGACAATCAAAAAAAATGGTAGAGCAAAAAGCCGGGTGTCTCGCTCAAAAGGCGCACCAGCTCATACATCAATTGAGCCATTGGAAATACATGGGAAAAAAACCAAAGTCAAAGCTATCATTACCACTGGACGTACGCATCAAATACGTCTCCATTTAGCACGAACGGACCATCCAATTTTGGGAGATACACTCTATGGTGGTAGGCCATGGAAACGGATTATGCTCCATGCTAAAAAGATTGAGCTTTTAGGATATAGTTTTACGGCACCAGAGCCAAAAGATTTTGTTATCCAATAA
- the rimM gene encoding ribosome maturation factor RimM (Essential for efficient processing of 16S rRNA): MKKLAIARLGRSVGLKGEMRFFDLSDFPEQFQEGASFESDRGKLTIERINPQRGTIKFVGINTPEDAKKLTNAYLYSDEQKSKEQLNLNEGEYFWFEIIGLDIYENSEYLGKVQDIQRMPQSDYLLVQTAPDLIQKNLPKSFLLPFSDPFIVDVDLQKRRIVVAGARDILEAS; this comes from the coding sequence GTGAAAAAGCTGGCTATAGCCAGGCTAGGGCGTAGTGTAGGTCTCAAAGGAGAGATGCGTTTTTTCGATCTCTCTGATTTTCCCGAGCAGTTTCAAGAGGGTGCTTCTTTTGAGAGCGATAGAGGAAAACTTACCATTGAGCGAATTAATCCACAGCGCGGAACTATTAAATTCGTAGGCATCAATACTCCAGAAGATGCAAAAAAACTGACCAACGCATATCTTTATAGTGATGAGCAAAAAAGCAAAGAGCAATTGAACCTCAATGAGGGGGAGTACTTCTGGTTTGAAATAATAGGGCTAGATATTTATGAAAATAGCGAGTATTTAGGAAAAGTCCAAGATATCCAAAGAATGCCACAGAGTGATTATCTTCTTGTGCAAACTGCACCAGATCTTATACAGAAGAATCTGCCAAAGAGTTTTTTGCTTCCCTTTAGCGATCCATTTATAGTAGATGTAGATCTACAAAAGAGACGCATTGTAGTTGCTGGGGCAAGAGATATTCTGGAAGCTTCATGA
- a CDS encoding KH domain-containing protein, with protein MVKDFVEKFAKLLANHPEDIEVVLNQVNENYSEITIYANKADAGKIIGKEGKMIGAIKTVISGCKAKDGVSYKVNVQPKE; from the coding sequence ATGGTAAAAGATTTTGTAGAGAAATTTGCAAAACTTTTAGCGAATCATCCAGAAGATATAGAAGTTGTACTTAATCAAGTCAACGAAAATTACAGCGAAATCACCATCTATGCCAATAAAGCTGATGCGGGAAAAATTATTGGCAAAGAGGGTAAGATGATAGGTGCTATAAAAACGGTAATTTCAGGCTGTAAAGCGAAGGATGGAGTAAGCTACAAAGTTAATGTCCAGCCAAAGGAGTAG
- the rpsP gene encoding 30S ribosomal protein S16, whose product MTVIRLARFGRKKKPFYRIVVTDSRKRRDSGWIEIIGYYNPLTEPSTAKIDKDRLNYWLSVGAKMSDRVKKISEWAEAK is encoded by the coding sequence ATGACAGTAATCAGACTTGCACGTTTTGGTAGAAAGAAAAAGCCATTTTATAGAATTGTAGTAACAGATAGCAGAAAAAGAAGAGATAGTGGATGGATCGAAATTATAGGCTACTACAATCCTCTTACAGAGCCATCAACTGCAAAAATCGATAAAGATCGCCTCAACTATTGGCTTAGTGTTGGTGCAAAAATGAGCGATCGTGTGAAAAAAATTAGTGAATGGGCGGAAGCTAAATAA
- the ffh gene encoding signal recognition particle protein, producing MFETLSNSFSSALKKIRFKDDEKALKKALAELKKSLLKADVHHKVVKELLQRVELDTKAAGIGRDSFLKALQKNLTQILTAPGKQGFVYASKPPTVVLMTGLQGSGKTTTTGKLANYLKLRGKKVLVVAADLQRLAAVEQLRQIAQQIDVDFFGEEDEKDPVKVVNDALKLAREKLYDVVLIDTAGRLAIDEALMEELKRVKEAANPDEVFYVADSLTGQDAVRSAAKFNEDIGITGVILTKYDGDSKGGVAISLAHQIGVPLRFIGTGEKMPDLEVFIPERITNRLMGAGDIESLAEKTAAVIDEKQAKKISKKIAKGKFNFEDFLEQLESMKKMGSLKNLISMIPGMGNMAKAIKDLDLENSKEIKKIKAMINSMTPKERKDPDLILKNNSRKRRIAQGAGLSQQEVNKILKQFNNAAKFAKKFAGKKGMQDMQNLMKQMGGQGMPPIR from the coding sequence TTGTTTGAAACGCTTTCAAACTCTTTTAGCAGTGCATTAAAAAAGATTCGATTCAAAGATGATGAAAAAGCACTGAAAAAAGCACTGGCTGAACTCAAAAAGAGTCTTTTAAAAGCTGATGTGCACCATAAAGTTGTCAAAGAGCTTTTACAGCGTGTCGAGCTTGATACCAAAGCTGCTGGTATTGGAAGAGACTCCTTTTTAAAAGCGCTTCAAAAAAATCTTACCCAAATCCTCACTGCTCCGGGGAAACAGGGCTTTGTCTATGCGAGTAAACCGCCTACGGTGGTTTTGATGACAGGTTTGCAAGGTAGCGGTAAGACTACTACAACAGGAAAACTAGCAAACTACCTCAAACTCCGTGGCAAGAAAGTTTTAGTTGTAGCTGCGGATTTGCAAAGATTAGCTGCAGTTGAGCAGCTAAGACAGATTGCGCAGCAGATAGATGTGGATTTTTTTGGAGAAGAGGATGAAAAAGATCCTGTAAAAGTAGTGAATGACGCGCTTAAACTTGCTCGCGAAAAGCTTTATGATGTGGTACTCATAGATACTGCAGGGCGGCTTGCTATTGATGAAGCATTGATGGAGGAGCTAAAACGCGTAAAAGAGGCAGCAAATCCAGATGAGGTCTTCTATGTAGCTGACTCTTTGACAGGACAAGATGCGGTAAGAAGTGCTGCAAAATTTAATGAAGATATAGGCATTACTGGTGTAATTCTTACAAAATATGATGGTGATAGCAAAGGTGGTGTTGCTATTTCTCTTGCTCATCAAATAGGTGTTCCTCTGCGCTTTATTGGTACTGGTGAAAAGATGCCAGATTTGGAAGTGTTTATTCCAGAGCGTATTACCAACCGATTGATGGGTGCAGGTGATATTGAGTCATTAGCAGAAAAGACAGCAGCTGTTATTGATGAGAAGCAGGCGAAAAAGATTAGCAAAAAGATTGCAAAAGGAAAATTTAATTTTGAAGACTTTCTTGAGCAGCTAGAATCTATGAAAAAGATGGGAAGCCTTAAAAATCTCATCTCTATGATCCCTGGTATGGGAAATATGGCAAAAGCCATTAAAGATTTGGATCTTGAAAACTCCAAAGAGATTAAAAAAATTAAAGCAATGATTAACTCCATGACACCAAAAGAGCGTAAAGATCCGGATCTCATACTCAAAAATAATTCTCGCAAGCGTAGAATTGCTCAAGGGGCAGGACTGAGTCAACAAGAGGTGAATAAGATCCTCAAACAGTTTAACAATGCAGCCAAGTTTGCCAAAAAGTTTGCTGGTAAAAAGGGTATGCAAGATATGCAAAATCTCATGAAGCAGATGGGTGGACAGGGAATGCCGCCAATTCGCTAA
- a CDS encoding phospholipase D-like domain-containing protein: MKKFLLLSILSLVLLADDLYFMPFQSKQAQTKLLSWIDKAHSSIDIAMYSLTNRTIAKHIKNAARRGVKIRLVSDYEQSMKDRYSKIGYLAKYKNIKVRLIRGKYSKRGEFYGKMHLKLAIFDNKKLVFGSANWTNSAFKRNYELIYFAKNYALAKKALTTFERIFRKAQEY; this comes from the coding sequence ATGAAAAAGTTTCTGTTATTATCGATTTTGTCACTGGTTTTATTAGCGGATGATCTCTATTTTATGCCTTTCCAATCAAAACAGGCACAAACAAAACTTCTTTCATGGATAGACAAAGCTCATAGTTCTATAGATATAGCAATGTATAGTCTCACCAATCGCACAATTGCCAAACATATCAAAAATGCTGCAAGAAGGGGTGTGAAAATTCGTCTAGTAAGTGATTATGAGCAAAGCATGAAAGATAGATATTCTAAAATTGGTTATCTTGCAAAATACAAAAACATCAAAGTACGTCTCATTCGGGGAAAATACTCCAAACGAGGAGAATTTTATGGAAAAATGCATCTTAAACTAGCTATTTTTGACAATAAAAAACTCGTTTTTGGATCTGCTAACTGGACAAATTCTGCTTTTAAAAGAAATTATGAGCTAATCTATTTTGCAAAGAACTATGCTTTAGCAAAAAAAGCATTAACAACTTTTGAAAGGATTTTTAGAAAGGCACAAGAATACTAA